A single region of the Theileria annulata chromosome 4, complete sequence, *** SEQUENCING IN PROGRESS *** genome encodes:
- a CDS encoding uncharacterized protein (Tap349h10.p1c.cand.185 - score = 40.53;~SMART pfam:lipin_N (PF04571) at aa 6-114, E()=3.20e-18), which yields MWEKLCNRVMTALDLNQATLSGSSDIICIKQKPSDKTLDQVADDGWVYKCTPFHVRFGKAKLLKSREKRVSVYVNGQLSALTMKLGSAGEAYFREGVDDLDSLDPSTFSSRTDKDSSKRSVDYGYYACNSKNDFGGMRSNFDYEAALMPEKTDTETPTSTYTNQENVNITINLTPTSTTSITDADQTVPFSKEYYRQYTVKPTHAPLLTTPPMKNDSTKSLSSGDFALQLSLCGHLLTSNDQLLNENLFHANLVDFKRLSEDPKLWFHESLVACFDLKPPYYPIRIALPLIASWMVFNKPLSIDSIEKLLRSNLLIKNKRPPNKLQKQANYSSRGRRITLRPTSQQLSSLPLKYGQNKITFSVYSALQGVKSVHASIYLLPSDARIVISDVDGTITKSNTLGHLMPIIGRDWTHSGVAELFTKIRQHGYFVLYLSARAIGQADITRDYLFGLTQNSREKLPKGPLFLSPDRLVSSLKREVITKNAYMFKIPCLRDIHSLFPHKHNPFYAGFGNNSSDHRAYVSVGVPESRVFIINPSGLISHVSNENIKTYDNISEIADSMFPKVTSEQVEQDEEMYNSTQFWNFPVLKESKEH from the exons atgtGGGAGAAGCTCTGTAACAGAGTAATGACGGCACTTGATCTAAACCAGGCGACTCTTTCAGGGTCGTCTGATATTATATGTATCAAGCAAAAGCCTTCTGATAAAACACTAGACCAAGTTGCGGATGATG GATGGGTGTATAAATGTACACCTTTTCACGTTCGTTTCGGAAAGGCGAAGTTACTGAAGAGTAGAGAGAAACGAGTTTCAGTATACGTCAATGGACAGCTTTCTGCTCTAACAATGAAGCTCGGCTCAGCAGGAGAAGCATATTTCCGTGAAGGAGTTGACGATTTGGACTCACTAGATCCTTCGACCTTTTCTTCAAGAACAGATAAAGATTCATCCAAAA GATCGGTCGATTACGGATATTATGCTTGTAATAGTAAGAATGATTTTGGAGGGATGCGCTCTAATTTTGACTACGAAGCTGCGCTAATGCCTGAAAAGACAGACACAGAAACTCCAACCTCAACCTACACTAACCAAGAAAATGTTAACATTACTATAAATCTTACACCTACAAGCACGACCAGCATAACCGATGCTGACCAGACAGTCCCTTTCAGCAAGGAATACTACAGACAATACACTGTTAAACCTACACACGCACCTTTACTGACAACACCGCCAATGAAAAACG ATTCAACGAAAAGCTTGTCATCCGGAGATTTCGCACTACAGCTTAGCCTGTGCGGTCATCTCCTGACCAGTAACGATCAGCTGTTGAACGAGAATTTGTTCCACGCAAACCTCGTTGACTTCAAGAGGCTTAGCGAGGATCCGAAGTTGTGGTTTCACGAGTCTTTAGTGGCGTGTTTCGACTTGAAGCCTCCTTACTACCCTATCAGAATTGCACTTCCACTCATCGCCTCATGGATGGTATTCAACAAGCCTCTTTCAATCGACTCAATTGAGAAACTTCTTCGCTCAAACTTGCtaattaagaataaaagACCACCAAACAAACTACAAAAACAGGCAAATTACTCTTCCAGAG GTAGAAGAATAACATTGAGACCCACATCACAGCAGCTGTCAAGCTTGCCACTGAAGTATGGCCAGAACAAGATAACTTTCAGTGTATACTCTGCTCTTCAGGGAGTAAAGAGTGTTCATGCGAGCATTTATCTTTTACCCTCTGACGCCAGGATTGTGATTTCAGACGTTGATGGGACGATCACGAAGTCCAATACACTTGGACACTTAATGCCCATCATCGGTAGAGACTGGACCCATTCAGGTGTTGCTGAGCTGTTCACAAAGATAAGACAGCACGGCTACTTTGTCCTTTATTTATCTGCCAGGGCAATTGGCCAGGCTGACATAACTCGAGATTATTTGTTTGGCCTGACCCAGAACTCTAGGGAGAAACTACCAAAGGGTCCACTTTTCCTTTCTCCAGACCGTTTAGTGTCCTCATTAAAGCGTGAAGTTATTACAAAGAATGCATACATGTTCAAAATCCCATGCCTGAGGGATATCCATTCACTGTTTCCTCATAAACACAACCCGTTTTATGCCGGATTCGGTAATAACTCATCG GACCATAGGGCTTATGTATCTGTAGGAGTTCCTGAGAGTAGGGTCTTTATAATAAACCCTTCAGGGCTGATCTCTCACGTGAGTAATGAAAACATTAAGACCTACGATAACATCAGCGAAATCGCAGACTCTATGTTCCCCAAAGTCACTTCTGAACAGGTTGAGCAGGACGAGGAAATGTACAACTCTACTCAGTTTTGGAACTTCCCGGTCCTCAAAGAGTCAAAAgaacattaa
- a CDS encoding RNA polymerase common subunit (Rpb6 homologue), putative (Tap349h10.p1c.C.cand.45 - score = 17.05;~SMART pfam:RNA_pol_Rpb6 (PF01192) at aa 61-135, E()=8.50e-15 (PF01192)), with product MGDLYMDEFGENFGIDEFAEEEEDFADFEEYDQRRVSDVDIITDPTEFKTQVDSAHRITSPYLTKYEKARIIGTRALQISLNAPITIPIDGPSEANDDGFTTLGDFGDTQTTAIDPLIIAEKELYQKTVPFIVRRYLPNGSYEDWKIDELIID from the exons atgGGTGACCTTTATATGGACGAGTTTGGAGAAAATTTCGGAATTGATGAATTTGCAGAAGAGGAGGAGGATTTCGCAGATTTCGAAGAGTACGACCAACGTAGAGTCTCAGATGTCGATATCATCACTGACCCAACTGAATTTAAAACTCAA GTTGATAGTGCTCACAGAATCACAAGCCCATATTTGACAAAATATGAAAAGGCTAGAATAATAGGTACGAGGGCACTTCAAATAAGCCTAAACGCACCAATCACTATACCTATCGATGGCCCCTCAGAAGCCAATGATGACGGCTTCACAACACTGGGTGACTTTGGAGATACCCAGACGACAGCAATTGACCCCTTAATCATAGCTGAGAAGGAACTATACCAAAAGACAGTGCCTTTTATAGTAAGAAGATACCTACCAAACGGAAGCTACGAGGACTGGAAAATCGATGAACTTATCATCGATTAA
- a CDS encoding vesicle-associated membrane protein, putative (Tap349h10.p1c.C.cand.44 - score = 12.81;~SMART pfam:MSP_domain (PF00635) at aa 4-118, E()=1.00e-21;~1 probable transmembrane helix predicted for TA08575 by TMHMM2.0 at aa 203-222), producing the protein MRLLKITPSDTIEFPLLLYTPLTTVLKLENVSSEFVAFKIKTTTPKGYLVRPSTGVIRPGENQDVQIILQPLTEAPKVVNDRFLVQFVVVPNDDPVPKDLWTHVKNSIQDHRLSVGFLKENSVSVQSTGSQYGIPPKIAARLISPQSSNVDLPELRQKYDELVQYVLSVEKLKSNLLKENEQLRQKLQLNPGGKMSNKITLEVWHVPVLIILFVVLLKVFGHF; encoded by the exons ATGCGTTTGCTAAAGATCACACCCTCTGATACAATCGAGTTCCCACTTCTCCTATATACACCCTTGACTACAGTACTTAAACTTGAAAACGTATCATCTGAGTTTGTGGCGTTTAAAATCAAGACCACTACGCCAAAGGGATATTTGGTAAGACCTAGTACCGGAGTTATAAGGCCCGGAGAAAATCAGGATGTTCAGATCATACTCCAGCCTCTTACAGAGGCACCCAAGGTTGTAAATGACCGTTTTCTTGTACAGTTCGTGGTTGTACCGAACGATGATCCAGTACCTAAGGACCTTTGGACCCATGTCAAGAATAGTATCCAAGACCATAGATTATCTGTGGGTTTCCTGAAGGAAAATAGTGTTTCTGTACAATCGACAGGAAGTCAATATGGAATACCACCTAAAATCGCTGCTAGGCTTATCTCGCCCCAATCTTCGAATGTAGATCTACCAG AGTTGCGTCAAAAGTATGATGAACTGGTTCAGTACGTATTATCAGTTGAGAAATTAAAGAGCAATTTGCTGAAGGAAAATGAACAACTCAGACAAAAGCTCCAATTAAACCCAGGCGGGAAAATGAGTAATAAAATCACACTTGAAGTTTGGCACGTACCAGTCCTAATCATACTATTTGTAGTATTACTCAAAGTATTCGGGCATTTCTAG
- a CDS encoding uncharacterized protein (Tap349h10.p1c.C.cand.43 - score = 44.26) produces MDEFEVFTPVDSRLDRDFKSTTTHESRTDVSSLSFNCEFSSKSRESDKDQPISSSEIDDGVIVPNGFNSILFLPILDALYRPNSLKKELVVNIDLGKLSSALLSACRMVENPFSLVGDYVKGLCLLLMTKVKYLSSDLSAYAKRLCVTDLAVQPKAKAINYYESDTEYEPKSKPKHRRKRKIKDTDSVSTIQDLNERYHSELVPIERLEMLRVMNLGLSGTDFFFQHNQLSPVIKDYINELNLSSKLSEFNTYCDRDWLSFDDLRMLSSPFKLNAYSFTPENDDATVVASSDISFDTSYDIDWSLKNDPLNYNNKNYEYDFPGYLEDDNAQKLLSISDDKSRRRKTNTMKLFDVNLVRAEPRYDRKPAKYKYKRNSAKRRLSTVLSTDLSNKLVDFDKSNKASELDKTFRENVSERVNPRQKTLDQMFDQYFSKVVGTNLGSTVTKTVNKTSELDPQTDQNRTVHVRSAHEENQFRTKPSDNTGLDCKTTTQDEVGSASYVIMQETNDGFGTLDILNWLRETFRKVDFESITFDKLTEGLDAGKASLVFLRVLILANSNFISVIQEKQITISPSVCIN; encoded by the exons ATGGACGAATTCGAAGTATTCACACCTGTAGACAGTAGACTAGATCGAGACTTCAAAAGCACAACGACACATGAAAGCAGAACTGACGTGTCTAGTCTAAGTTTCAACTGTGAATTCTCAAGTAAATCAAGAGAATCCGATAAAGATCAGCCAATTAGCTCATCTGAAATAGATGATGGTGTAATTGTGCCAAACGGATTCAACAGCATATTATTCCTGCCAATCCTCGACGCACTTTACAGACCTAATTCGCTAAAAAAAGA GCTGGTTGTGAATATCGATTTGGGTAAGCTCTCAAGCGCTTTGTTATCTGCATGTCGTATGGTTGAGAACCCGTTCTCACTGGTTGGAGATTACGTTAAGGGTCTGTGTTTATTACTGATGACAAAAGTGAAGTACCTGTCGTCAGATCTTTCTGCGTATGCCAAGAGGCTCTGTGTTACTGATTTGGCAGTGCAGCCGAAGGCGAAAGCGATCAATTACTATGAAAGTGATACTGAATATGAGCCAAAATCAAAACCAAAACACCGAAGAAAACGCAAGATTAAGGACACGGACAGTGTTTCAACAATTCAAGACCTTAATGAAAGATATCACAG TGAGTTGGTGCCGATTGAAAGGCTTGAAATGTTGAGGGTAATGAACCTAGGTTTGTCAGGAACTGATTTCTTTTTTCAACATAACCAACTCAGCCCAGTAATCAAAGATTAcattaatgaattaaacCTATCAAGTAAACTAAGTGAGTTCAACACTTATT GTGACAGGGATTGGCTTAGTTTCGACGATTTGAGGATGCTTTCATCTCCATTTAAACTTAACGCATACTCTTTTACTCCAGAG AACGATGACGCAACTGTGGTTGCCAGCAGTGACATATCATTTGATACGAGTTATGACATTGACTGGAGCCTAAAAAATGACCCACTCAACTACAATAATAAGAACTATGAGTACGACTTTCCGGGATATTTGGAAGATGATAATGCCCAAAAATTGTTGTCGATTTCAGATGACAAGTCCAGGCGCCGTAAAACTAATACAATGAAATTGTTTGATGTTAACCTTGTCAGAGCCGAGCCTAGATATGATAGGAAACCAGCTAAGTACAAGTACAAAAGAAATAGCGCAAAAAGAAGATTAAGTACTGTTCTTTCAACAGATTTATCTAACAAGCTCGTCGACTTTGATAAATCGAATAAAGCCAGTGAGTTGGATAAGACTTTTAGAGAAAACGTGTCGGAGAGAGTTAACCCTAGGCAGAAAACTCTGGATCAAATGTTTGACCAGTACTTTAGTAAAGTTGTAGGGACTAATCTCGGTTCTACGGTTACAAAAACAGTTAATAAAACATCTGAGTTGGATCCTCAAACAGATCAAAACCGAACTGTTCATGTTAGGTCAGCACATGAAGAAAACCAATTTAGAACTAAACCATCTGATAACACCGGATTGGATTGTAAAACGACAACGCAAGATGAAGTTGGATCCGCTTCGTATGTAATAATGCAAGAAACTAATGACGGCTTTGGAACTTTGGATATTCTTAACTGGCTAAGGGAAACTTTTAGGAAAGTTGACTTTGAATCAATCACCTTTGATAAGTTAACAGAGGGGTTGGATGCCGGAAAAGCATCACTTGTGTTTTTAAGAGTGCTAATTCTGGCcaattcaaattttatctCAGTAATACAGGAGAAACAGATCACCATCTCCCCCTCGGTATGTATTAATTAG
- a CDS encoding uncharacterized protein (Tap349h10.p1c.C.cand.42 - score = 41.48): MVHTNYQLTHTEARDRLISFHSSKLRPNSNDSKKLNLNDEECVYLLGLMAGESFLFNKSVRLKVIRGSAQIGGHIYRVMESYRKFIVPPWDPSERILSLCLEDTPNSQTRDETKTCKFCEDILTEFHGGSCCEFVSNYKSLRASFMKGLGIEYENSLGKGKKTNKYDEHIKYYKSQTGKDYDTIVMLTEYSSCFGTVKVPDTLDTIYPPKIISKQIFSVYERFLGLCASGNPVIMLHGDKSYGKSTLVAYTINYLLNFVSNVFLMDVDVGLPFLSPPGLISLTLISESVTTPSYNLVGNAKPMISLLLGDIKVSNSPLFLTHVKKCFDLYEKTKKNVRAPLIINTFGWITGMGAQVLEAIASITRVEMLVKLLNLPKDQALVINSHEDLKERLEKLNMLDGEQLQKPTQEYKIDTYPSFTELVQRLGGSLPRDKSDNEYYISSFQNYLHLLKNFKFGSKCKLHDFYGITLKRELVHPSDTRWLRLCSYLNRGFSEALHFPQFRHEEFFGSVETYNFKRNVKFPEKFSPPSQIELDANNYTFVTQTDIIPYDYTQVVFYAVINIMLKRIKCA; this comes from the exons ATGGTTCACACCAATTACCAGCTTACTCATACTGAGGCTAGAGATAGACTCATTTCCTTCCATTCCTCTAAATTAAGGCCAAACTCTAATGATTCTAAG aaATTGAATCTAAATGATGAAGAGTGTGTATATCTACTCGGCCTTATGGCAGGGGAGTCTTTTTTGTTTAACAAATCTGTAAGATTGAAGGTTATTAG AGGATCGGCACAGATAGGAGGCCACATATATCGAGTAATGGAAAGTTATCGGAAATTTATAGTACCACCATGGGATCCCTCAGAAAGGATATTATCACTGTGTTTAGAAGATACTCCAAATTCACAAACTCGTGATGAAACTAAAACATGTAAATTTTGTGAAGATATTTTGACAGAATTCCACGGCGGATCATGCTGTGAGTTTGTTTCAAACTATAAGTCTCTAAGAGCCTCGTTCAT GAAGGGATTAGGAATAGAGTATGAGAATAGCTTAGGGAAAGGTAAAAAAACCAATAAATATGATGaacatattaaatattataaatcgCAAACTGGAAAG gATTATGATACGATTGTTATGTTAACGGAATATTCGAGCTGTTTTGGAACAGTGAAAGTCCCAGATACTTTAGATACAATTTATCCACCAAAAATTATCAGTAAACAAAT tttttCTGTGTATGAAAGGTTTCTTGGATTGTGTGCTTCTGGAAACCCAGTAATAATGTTACACGGAGATAAAAGTTACGGAAAATCAACACTAGTCGCCTACACAATCAATTATTTGCTCAATTTCGTCTCTAAC GTGTTTCTAATGGATGTTGATGTTGGACTACCATTTTTATCACCCCCTGGATTAATCAGCCTTACCCTC atATCAGAGAGTGTGACTACACCTAGTTACAATTTGGTTGGGAATGCCAAACCCATGATTTCATTGCTGTTAGGAG ATATTAAAGTTTCAAACTCGCCTCTTTTTTTAACACATGTAAAAAAGTGCTTTGACCTATATGAAAAGACTAAGAAGAACGTAAGAGCTCCATTGATTATTAACACCTTTGGGTGGATAACAGGAATGG gAGCACAAGTGTTGGAAGCAATCGCCTCAATAACCAGAGTTGAGATGTTGGTGAAGCTTTTAAACTTACCAAAGGACCAA GCACTTGTTATTAATAGCCACGAGGATTTGAAGGAAAGATTAGAAAAACTTAACATGCTGGATGGAGAACAGCTACAAAAACCTACACAAGAGTATAAAATTGACACATATCCATCATTCACTGAACTAGTACAAAGACTAGGAGGAAGCCTGCCACGAGATAAGTCTGACAACGAATACTACATTTCATCCTTCCAAAACTATTTACACTTGCTTAAAAACTTCAAATTCGGTTCTAAATGCAAATTGCACGATTTCTATGGAATCACCCT TAAGAGAGAATTGGTCCACCCTTCTGATACAAGGTGGCTTAGGTTGTGTTCCTATTTGAATAGGGGATTTTCAGAGGCACTTCACTTTCCGCAGTTCAGACATGAGGAGTTTTTTGGAAGTGTAGAGACCTATAACTTTAAGCGAAACGTAAAGTTCCCAGAAAAGTTCAGCCCACCGTCACAAATTGAACTTGATGCCAACAACTACACCTTTGTTACACAAACTGACATTATCCCATATGATTATACACAGGTTGTATTTTATGCagttataaatataatgttAAAACGCATTAAATGTGcttaa
- a CDS encoding triosephosphate isomerase, putative (Tap349h10.p1c.cand.186 - score = 21.58;~SMART pfam:TIM (PF00121) at aa 84-329, E()=7.40e-118) — protein sequence MEGNESISSLSMSKLVIGVNHLHNTSMRSNHIFIHWLNYLINQSYPYENWIIYGSSNNGVLTLQRKLLRCLIKRFIIFYLKYIKRKWLGGNWKCNGTKQSISDLLLHFNRHQTKNNNLDVVLFPPSLYVEHTRNELKSEVFELGVQNVSQSKSGAFTGELSLTMFTDFGLKWSLVGHSERRQLFNEDDSYVCEKVMMLQENGVNAVVCFGETLSEREQGQTENVLKRQLDAFVKHVKDWDKVVLAYEPVWAIGTGKVATVDQVKEAHKFVRDYVRGLVGDVADKVRLVYGGSVNEKNCLELSKCSDVDGFLVGGASLKKEFLDILKSLE from the exons ATGGAAGGAAATGAGTCTATCTCTAGCCTCAGTATGAGTAAGCTGGTAATTGGTGTGAACCATTTACATAACACATCTATGAGATCTAAccatatttttattcattggttaaattatttgataaatcaaaGTTATCCATATGAAAATTGGATAATTTATGGATCTTCAAATAATGGTGTACTTACACTCCAACGGAAGTTGTTGAGATGTTTAATAAAAAgattcattatattttacttgaaatatataaa AAGAAAGTGGTTAGGCGGGAATTGGAAATGCAATGGAACTAAGCAATCCATATCCGATcttttattacattttaatagACATCAAACGAAAAACAACAATTTAG atGTCGTACTATTTCCACCTTCTCTTTATGTCGAACATACTAGAAATGAATTGAAGAGTGAAGTTTTTGAACTTGGCGTCCAGAATGTTTCTCAGTCTAAATCTGGAGCCTTCACTGGAGAATTGAGCTTAACTATGTTTACAGATTTCGGCCTAAAATGGTCACTTGTTGGTCACTCTGAGCGTAGACAGCTCTTTAACGAGGACGACTCTTACGTGTGTGAAAAAGTTATGATGTTACAAGAAAACGGTGTAAATGCAGTAGTTTGCTTTGGCGAAACATTGTCTGAACGCGAACAAGGCCAGACAGAGAATGTCCTTAAGAGACAACTTGATGCCTTTGTAAAACATGTAAAGGACTGGGACAAAGTAGTATTAGCCTATGAACCTGTTTGGGCAATCGGCACTGGTAAAGTTGCAACTGTTGACCAGGTTAAAGAGGCACACAAG tttGTGAGGGATTATGTGAGGGGATTAGTTGGAGATGTTGCCGACAAGGTCCGACTAGTTTATGGAGGGTCGGTGAACGAGAAAAATTGCCTTGAACTTTCAAAGTGCAGTGATGTTGACGGATTTCTAGTTGGGGGTGCTTCGCTCAAGAAGGAATTTTTGGATATTCTGAAATCActagaataa
- a CDS encoding pre-mRNA splicing complex subunit (Spcwf2 homologue), putative (Tap349h10.p1c.cand.187 - score = 32.60;~SMART pfam:zf-CCCH (PF00642) at aa 175-200, E()=8.60e-02; pfam:rrm (PF00076) at aa 241-316, E()=3.20e-02): MESSKRSNDNDESDTRVKRRETEPGLVLNGYGSIDAINNIIQFQIASGHISGESVDSLQLEKSINNSRVPLNQTYIPVESVEEEPEYVSEEDFRLDRIKELLSRPARVQVKDYANSCYVEGNQTYNIWYNKWAGERNCDYVNGRTSLAPAMYTCDPELDSGYTRANSKHSVDDSGTKFICLFFAKGCCSQGSKCNYLHRVPILEDEYFLDTSVDIFGRERFSKHRDDMTGVGSFNSSCKVLFIGDITADVSTCNPVEDLKIELTKKIEKYAPLQELNVIINKGVAFATFESRVYAEFVKVALSSQPMGVYSTALNVKWAHDIQKTQKKDKKDVKNFGELVRKHEDQLRNFQENYLSDPNFVTSLINNHSGTLNPNVNGESYSKRKEKMEQILTSVENVDEDQFNVNI; encoded by the exons ATGGAATCTTCCAAGAGATCTAACGATAACGATGAATCAGATACCAGAG TTAAGAGGAGAGAAACCGAACCTGGCTTAGTTTTAAATGGGTATGGCTCAATTGATGccataaataatataatacaatttcaAATCGCATCTGGCCACATTAGTGGAGAATCAGTGGACTCTCTACAGCTTGAAAAATCTATAAATAACTCAAGAGTCCCTCTGAACCAGACCTATATCCCAGTGGAGTCAGTAGAAGAGGAACCAGAATATGTTAGTGAAGAAGATTTTAGACTTGATAGAATAAAGGAACTATTATCAAGACCTGCAAGGGTTCAGGTTAAGGATTACGCAAATTCATGTTACGTTGAAGGTAATCAGACCTATAACATttggtataataaatgGGCTGGTGAACGAAATTGTGATTATGTGAACGGACGAACAAGCCTCGCACCTGCCATGTACACTTGTGACCCTGAACTTGATTCAGGCTATACAAGAGCCAACTCGAAACATTCCGTGGATGATTCAGGCACCAAATTTATATGCCTTTTTTTCGCAAAGGGCTGCTGTAGTCAGGGCAGCAAGTGCAACTATTTACACCGAGTGCCCATACTAGAGGACGAGTATTTCCTCGACACCTCAGTTGATATATTCGGCCGTGAACGTTTCAGTAAACACAGGGACGATATGACGGGAGTTGGAAGCTTTAATAGCAGCTGTAAAGTGTTATTTATAGGGGATATAACTGCCGACGTATCCACATGTAACCCTGTGgaagatttaaaaattgaacTCACAAAGAAGATTGAGAAATACGCTCCACTTCAGGAACTAAATGTCATAATTAACAAAGGAGTTGCTTTTGCCACCTTTGAGTCAAGGGTATATGCAGAATTTGTTAAGGTTGCTTTATCTAGCCAACCCATGGGTGTTTACAGCACTGCCCTTAACGTGAAATGGGCTCACGATATACAGAAAACACAAAAGAAGGATAAAAAAGATGTAAAGAACTTTGGTGAGCTGGTTCGAAAACACGAAGATCAATTGAGGAACTTCCAGGAAAACTACCTTTCAGATCCAAATTTTGTTACTAGTCTAATTAATAATCACTCCGGAACTCTAAATCCTAATGTAAACGGGGAGAGCTACTCTAAAAGGAAGGAAAAAATGGAACAGATTCTAACATCTGTTGAAAATGTAGATGAAGATCAATTCAACGTAAACATctga
- a CDS encoding uncharacterized protein (Tap349h10.p1c.C.cand.41 - score = 12.34): MPKFVPVFDPEVPRSEQDPYSDKLLKHRKWDNPHVVIPSNRKDVDSDKHSTRKYFKDKYNDNNNLDNKRDDTFYRKNVYDEFDYAPKKKKNLSLKANDGKNVHDTHKDLKHVKKDHSKREYHENNNYRHKHSHEHRKRH; the protein is encoded by the exons ATGCCTAAATTTGTTCCTGTTTTTGACCCGGAAGTCCCTCGGTCTGAGCAGGACCCTTATTCTGATAAATTACTCAAACATAGAAAATGGGATAATCCTCACGTAGTTATTCCTAGCAATAGAAAAGATGTGGATTCAGATAAGCATTCCACTCGGAAGTATTTTAAGGATAAATATAACGACaacaataatttagataataaacg TGATGATACCTTTTATCGCAAGAATGTTTATGACGAATTTGACTACGCTCCaaaaaagaagaagaaTTTGAGTTTGAAGGCTAATGATGGAAAGAATGTACATGACACTCACAAGGATCTTAAGCATGTTAAAAAAGACCATTCAAAAAGAGAATATCATGAAAACAATAATTACAGGCATAAACATAGCCACGAGCACAGGAAACGACATTAA